One Corynebacterium uterequi DNA segment encodes these proteins:
- the rfbA gene encoding glucose-1-phosphate thymidylyltransferase RfbA: MKGIILAGGSGTRLYPITRGISKQLMPVYDKPMIYYPLTTLIQAGIRDILIITTPEDQPAFQRLLGDGEQLGIMLDYAVQPRPEGLAQAFLIGQDFIGDDAVALVLGDNIFDGHGFTTALTHCHDPAGGVVFAYEVSDPQRYGVVEFDASGRAISIEEKPARPKSNYAVVGLYFYDNSVVDIAQSITPSARGELEITAVNDAYLRQGRLTVQRMQRGDVWLDTGTVDSMSEAASYVEVLQKRTGRVIGSPEVAAYEAGFIDGRRLAELAQPMLKSGYGQYLLAEL, translated from the coding sequence ATGAAGGGCATCATCCTCGCCGGCGGCTCCGGCACCCGGCTGTACCCCATCACCCGCGGCATCTCGAAGCAGCTCATGCCTGTCTACGACAAGCCGATGATCTACTACCCGCTCACCACCCTCATCCAGGCGGGCATCCGCGACATCCTCATCATCACCACCCCCGAGGATCAGCCGGCCTTCCAACGCCTGCTCGGCGATGGTGAACAGCTCGGCATCATGCTCGACTACGCCGTGCAGCCCCGCCCCGAAGGCCTAGCGCAGGCATTTCTCATCGGCCAGGACTTTATCGGCGACGACGCCGTCGCGCTCGTCCTCGGCGACAACATCTTCGACGGCCACGGCTTCACCACCGCCCTGACGCACTGCCACGACCCCGCCGGCGGCGTCGTTTTCGCCTACGAAGTCTCCGACCCGCAGCGCTACGGCGTCGTGGAGTTCGACGCCTCCGGCCGCGCCATCTCCATCGAGGAAAAACCCGCCCGTCCGAAGTCCAACTACGCGGTGGTTGGTCTGTACTTCTACGACAACTCCGTAGTGGACATCGCCCAATCCATCACCCCCAGCGCCCGCGGCGAACTGGAGATCACCGCCGTCAACGACGCCTACCTGCGCCAAGGCCGGCTCACCGTGCAGCGAATGCAGCGCGGCGACGTATGGCTCGACACCGGCACGGTGGATTCCATGTCCGAGGCCGCCAGCTACGTCGAGGTCCTACAAAAGCGCACCGGGCGCGTCATCGGCTCCCCCGAGGTAGCCGCCTACGAGGCCGGCTTTATCGACGGGCGTCGATTAGCTGAGTTGGCCCAGCCCATGCTCAAGTCCGGTTATGGGCAGTACCTGCTGGCGGAGCTGTAG